GACAGTACTGTCAAAAAGATTGATAAAGAGCGTTTCGCGCAACGTTTTTCACCGCGTCAACCAAAAAGCGGTCTTTCGCAAATGAATAGAGAACGCATATACGAACTCATAAAAGAAAAAAAGATGACAAAATGGGGATTCAAGGCCATTGCGCATGCATTCAATCCGAAAATAGATGAATCCAATAAATTCGTAATTTCCAAAGATATTTATAAGGCATTGCGGGCAAACAAGAATGCTTGGAAATATTTTCAAAAATTTCCGCTTTCTTATCGGCGCATCAGAATTGCGTACATTGAGGATCGCAAAGGGTACGATATGGATGTGTACAAAAAAACACTCGCTCATTTTATAAAAATGACAGCGCAAAATAAGCGGATAGGATTTGTAAAAGAGAGAAGAGATGCTATGATATAAATATAATAATGGATATTTTTTTAAAAATGTCTTGACGGAATTGTAAAATTATGATATATTTTAAATAATTAAAAAAAAAGGGGGGGGATTAAAATGAAAGAAAAAGTTCTTTACCAAAAAGAATGGGAACAAGTCAAGGAGATTTTAAAAAAAGAACAGGATACACTGAGATTAGCCAAAGAAGATGGCACTTTCTATGCCGTACAAGTTCAAGAGAACACCCTGGAACAAATATTCAAGGCTCTGCAAGCGGTTAAGTATTCGGATCAACCTGCCAAGATAGATGGGTTAGTAATGAGTTGTAAGTTAGGGCTTCAGGACTACCTGTGGGAGCTTGAGAAAGTAAAGAAAGATGAAATATCGCGCCGAAGTCTGATTCGTAGTATTTTCAGTATTTTAGAAGTAATGGTTCAAGAAGAGAAACCGTTCCGGTTGGTGGCAGTGGATTTTCAATGCCGCGTCATTAAATCAATCATAGAATCATTGTTCCCCAATGTGAAGATTAGAATTTTATAAAAAATAAATGAGGAAAGGCAAAAGCTTTTCCTCATTTTAAATTTATTCAGAGCAAGCTGCTGTATTTTTTCTTTAAATTTGTTATACTAAAAGTATAAAATATTATGGAAAACAAAAATATAAAAATTAAAGTTCTTGGTTCCGGCTGTCCCAATTGTAAAAGATTGGAAGCTAATGCGCAAAAAGCAGTGGAGGAATTAAATTTGGGAGCCGTAATTGAGAAAGTAACTGACATGGATTTAATTATGAGTTATGGGATAATAAGCACTCCGGCTTTGGTAATTAATGAACAAGTGGTAAGTTATGGCCGTATTCCTGATGTTGCCGAAATTAAAGCGATGTTGGTCAACCCGGAAATAATTAAACCTTTCGATAATAATTCCGCATCAAAAACAGGTGGTTGCAATTGCGGGTGTAAATGCGGAGGCAAATGTTAATTATATGAGTATATTTTATCCGATACAATTATTGGCCGATTGGCTAACTTATGATATTTTTGGCATCACACCGAAAACATTATTGGCCGGAGCGGTTAATTTTTTTATTTTTGATACGATTAAAATTTTTATTTTGCTAACAATAATTATTTTTGTTGTTTCAATAATCAGATCTTTCTTACCACCTGAAAAAATTCGCAATATTTTATCTCACAAACATAAATTTGTCGGTAATATTTTAGCCGCATTATTCGGTATTATCACTCCATT
The nucleotide sequence above comes from Patescibacteria group bacterium. Encoded proteins:
- a CDS encoding YdeI/OmpD-associated family protein, with the protein product MEIKNTLYVINRNNWRKWLIKNHKNQKEVWLIYYRKETGKPRISYDNAVLEALCYGWIDSTVKKIDKERFAQRFSPRQPKSGLSQMNRERIYELIKEKKMTKWGFKAIAHAFNPKIDESNKFVISKDIYKALRANKNAWKYFQKFPLSYRRIRIAYIEDRKGYDMDVYKKTLAHFIKMTAQNKRIGFVKERRDAMI
- a CDS encoding thioredoxin family protein; this translates as MKIKVLGSGCPNCKRLEANAQKAVEELNLGAVIEKVTDMDLIMSYGIISTPALVINEQVVSYGRIPDVAEIKAMLVNPEIIKPFDNNSASKTGGCNCGCKCGGKC